In one Elstera cyanobacteriorum genomic region, the following are encoded:
- a CDS encoding MFS transporter gives MSSTARGAPAHTAAEERKVIIASSLGTVFEWYDFYLYGSLAATIAKQFFSGVPETQALIFALLAFAAGFAVRPFGAIVFGRIGDLVGRKYTFLVTILIMGVSTFGVGILPTYEQIGITAPIILIIFRLMQGLALGGEYGGAATYVAEHAPHGKRGAHTAWIQTTATMGLFLSLLVILGCRKFFGPADFDAYGWRVPFLLSIILLAISVWIRTKLNESPTFQRMKAEGKQSKAPLTEAFGQWKNLKLVIIALMGAVAGQAVVWYTGQFYALFFLTSTLKIDGETANYLIAGSLLIGTPFFIVFGALSDKIGRKWIILGGMLLAVVTYFPIFGGLTTYGNPDLAAAQAKNKVVVVADPAACSFQFNPTGTAKFTNPCDLARGDLARSSVNYINQAAPAGSELVIKFNDVEVKGYDKAKLAEAIKNAGYPAKADPAKINHFMLLVLLTILVIYVTMVYGPIAAMLVELFPTRIRYTSMSLPYHIGNGWFGGFLPSISFALVAMQGDIYYGLWYPIIIAAGCFVIGAFLLPETKDNDIH, from the coding sequence ATGTCCAGCACGGCACGGGGCGCACCTGCGCACACCGCCGCCGAGGAACGCAAGGTTATTATTGCGTCCTCGCTCGGCACTGTTTTCGAATGGTACGATTTCTATCTGTATGGTTCGCTGGCCGCGACCATTGCAAAACAGTTCTTCTCCGGTGTGCCGGAAACCCAGGCGCTGATTTTCGCCCTGCTCGCCTTTGCCGCCGGGTTCGCGGTGCGCCCCTTCGGCGCAATCGTTTTCGGGCGGATCGGCGATCTTGTTGGCCGGAAATACACCTTCCTTGTCACCATTCTGATCATGGGCGTTTCGACCTTCGGCGTCGGTATTCTGCCCACCTATGAGCAGATCGGCATTACCGCACCGATTATCCTGATCATCTTCCGCCTGATGCAGGGCCTTGCCCTCGGCGGCGAGTACGGCGGCGCGGCGACCTATGTGGCCGAACATGCCCCGCACGGCAAGCGCGGCGCCCATACCGCGTGGATTCAGACGACGGCGACGATGGGCCTCTTCCTGTCGCTGCTGGTCATCCTAGGCTGCCGGAAGTTTTTCGGCCCCGCCGATTTCGACGCTTACGGCTGGCGTGTGCCCTTCCTGCTGTCGATCATTCTGCTGGCGATTTCGGTTTGGATTCGCACGAAGCTGAACGAATCGCCGACCTTCCAGCGCATGAAGGCGGAAGGCAAGCAGTCGAAGGCGCCGTTGACCGAAGCCTTCGGCCAATGGAAGAACCTCAAGCTCGTTATCATCGCTTTGATGGGGGCGGTGGCCGGTCAAGCCGTGGTTTGGTACACGGGGCAGTTCTACGCCCTGTTCTTCCTAACCTCGACCCTGAAGATCGACGGCGAAACCGCCAATTACTTGATCGCTGGCTCGCTGCTGATTGGCACGCCCTTCTTCATCGTCTTTGGTGCCCTCTCGGATAAAATCGGCCGTAAGTGGATCATTCTGGGCGGCATGCTGCTGGCCGTGGTGACCTATTTCCCGATCTTCGGCGGGCTTACCACTTACGGGAACCCGGATCTTGCCGCCGCGCAGGCCAAGAATAAGGTCGTTGTCGTTGCCGATCCGGCGGCGTGCTCCTTCCAGTTCAACCCGACCGGGACTGCCAAATTCACCAACCCGTGCGATTTGGCCCGTGGTGATCTCGCGCGCTCGTCGGTGAACTACATCAATCAGGCCGCGCCGGCGGGTTCTGAACTGGTGATCAAGTTCAACGATGTCGAAGTGAAGGGTTATGATAAGGCCAAGCTGGCCGAAGCGATCAAGAACGCCGGTTACCCGGCAAAGGCCGATCCGGCGAAGATCAACCACTTCATGCTGCTGGTGCTGCTGACCATCCTCGTCATCTATGTGACGATGGTTTACGGCCCGATTGCCGCGATGCTGGTGGAACTGTTCCCGACCCGCATCCGCTACACCTCTATGTCGCTGCCCTATCATATCGGTAACGGCTGGTTCGGGGGCTTCCTGCCGTCGATCAGCTTCGCGCTGGTGGCCATGCAGGGCGATATTTACTACGGTCTCTGGTATCCGATCATCATCGCTGCAGGCTGCTTCGTGATTGGCGCCTTCTTGCTGCCGGAAACCAAGGATAACGACATCCACTAA